The following coding sequences are from one Dermacentor andersoni chromosome 5, qqDerAnde1_hic_scaffold, whole genome shotgun sequence window:
- the LOC126530782 gene encoding exodeoxyribonuclease-like has product MSGDDFVTLCTSLGGYGFRFPKHVTEMATLTGSFSRPFAAFASLFCSSIGWSEQAQRSRNLYRCTSVFFAMGKSDVKRTSKRKRGGGGEAADTEHHNAAANNEQETSKKPKSEAGEQDGSGDANKKPWNLKLCSWNVNGVRAWLGKDGLEYLKREQPDVFAIQETKCSDSKLPSEVKSIDGYHSYFLAGDQEGYSGVGLLSKIKPLDVKYGIGVEKHDKEGRVITAEFEKFYLVAVYVPNAGKKLVRLDYRMDWDKDFRAYLKELETKKPVVLCGDMNVAHQEIDLANPKTNKKNAGFTQEERDSFSTLLDSGFVDSFRHLYPDKKGAYTFWTYMMNARAKNVGWRLDYFILSNALESNISDSLIHSEVMGSDHCPVVLLLNV; this is encoded by the coding sequence ATGTCAGGTGATGATTTTGTCACCCTATGCACCAGTTTAGGGGGTTACGGCTTCCGTTTTCCCAAGCACGTGACTGAAATGGCAACTCTGACAGGCTCTTTTTCGCGCCCGTTCGCAGCTTTTGCTTCGCTGTTTTGTTCGTCCATTGGTTGGTCAGAGCAGGCACAGAGATCGAGGAATTTGTACCGCTGCACAAGTGTATTCTTCGCAATGGGAAAATCAGATGTGAAAAGGACGTCAAAAAGGAAGCGCGGTGGAGGCGGAGAAGCAGCGGACACGGAACACCACAATGCCGCTGCGAATAACGAGCAAGAAACGTCAAAGAAACCGAAGTCTGAAGCCGGCGAGCAAGATGGAAGCGGAGACGCAAATAAGAAGCCGTGGAACTTAAAACTGTGCTCTTGGAACGTCAATGGAGTGCGTGCCTGGCTtgggaaagacggacttgaataCCTAAAGCGGGAGCAGCCCGACGTCTTCGCCATCCAAGAAACCAAGTGCTCCGATTCGAAGTTACCTTCAGAAGTCAAGAGCATCGACGGCTACCATTCGTACTTTTTAGCCGGAGACCAAGAGGGTTACTCCGGAGTTGGGCTTTTGTCGAAAATAAAACCGCTTGACGTGAAGTACGGAATCGGTGTGGAGAAGCACGACAAAGAAGGAAGAGTGATAACGGCGGAGTTTGAAAAATTCTACCTCGTAGCCGTCTACGTACCAAACGCCGGAAAGAAGTTAGTGCGGTTGGATTACCGCATGGACTGGGACAAAGACTTTCGCGCCTATTTAAAGGAACTTGAGACCAAAAAGCCAGTCGTTCTTTGCGGTGACATGAACGTCGCGCATCAAGAGATCGATCTTGCCAAccccaaaacaaacaaaaagaacgcGGGCTTTACTCAAGAGGAACGAGACAGCTTTTCAACTCTGCTGGATAGTGGTTTCGTGGACTCGTTCAGACACCTCTACCCGGACAAGAAAGGAGCGTACACCTTTTGGACTTACATGATGAACGCCAGAGCCAAAAATGTTGGCTGGAGGCTGGACTACTTCATCCTATCCAATGCTTTAGAGAGCAACATAAGTGACAGCCTAATTCACAGCGAGGTGATGGGGAGTGATCATTGCCCTGTTGTTCTGTTACTAAATGTTTGA